One segment of Polaribacter huanghezhanensis DNA contains the following:
- a CDS encoding efflux RND transporter periplasmic adaptor subunit: MKKISLYIFIVVLLFSCQKEKKKQAEDDILTATSISNGVNVSTITIQNQPFQIQLIANGIVEAVQKSELRFKTNEQLVRLNVSNGDLVTKGQEIASLENSLLANNLEKATIDVAKAKNKFIEEKINYGLANVSEKDMKPAVLKSLKIKSGYFEAENALANAQLLYKQTILKAPFDGVIANVKVKEGFYVSASEVFCTIINPTKLEVVFSILESEYSFVKKGQKITLQSFSNVEKTFKGIISQINPLVDENGLIEIKASINTKDLSLFDGMHVKVLINKPIKDVIVVPKEALVLRSNRKVVFTLENGLAKWNYVTELYENSTHYAIKKGENLKKTDTIIVSGNMNLSHDAKVNAAFINKKQNK, from the coding sequence ATGAAAAAAATCTCCCTTTATATTTTCATAGTTGTATTGCTATTTTCTTGTCAAAAAGAAAAGAAGAAGCAAGCAGAAGATGATATTCTTACCGCTACATCAATTAGTAATGGTGTTAATGTTAGCACTATTACAATACAAAACCAACCTTTTCAAATACAGTTAATTGCCAATGGTATAGTAGAAGCTGTACAAAAAAGTGAGTTGCGTTTTAAAACCAATGAGCAATTGGTAAGGCTTAATGTATCTAATGGAGATTTGGTGACTAAAGGTCAAGAAATTGCTAGTTTAGAAAATAGTTTATTAGCGAACAATTTAGAAAAAGCTACAATAGATGTAGCAAAAGCAAAAAATAAATTTATAGAAGAGAAAATTAATTATGGTTTGGCAAATGTCTCAGAAAAGGATATGAAGCCAGCTGTTTTAAAATCTTTAAAAATTAAAAGCGGCTATTTTGAGGCCGAAAATGCATTAGCTAATGCGCAACTTTTATACAAGCAAACTATTTTAAAAGCACCTTTTGATGGAGTAATTGCCAATGTAAAAGTAAAAGAAGGTTTTTATGTTTCAGCATCTGAGGTCTTCTGTACTATTATAAACCCAACTAAATTAGAAGTTGTTTTTTCTATACTAGAAAGTGAATATTCTTTTGTGAAAAAAGGGCAAAAAATAACATTGCAGTCATTTTCTAATGTAGAGAAAACTTTTAAAGGAATTATTTCTCAGATAAATCCTTTAGTAGATGAAAATGGGCTGATAGAAATTAAAGCGAGTATCAATACAAAAGATCTAAGTTTATTTGATGGAATGCATGTAAAAGTACTGATAAATAAACCAATTAAAGATGTTATTGTTGTTCCGAAAGAAGCATTAGTATTACGATCAAATAGAAAAGTAGTTTTTACACTCGAAAACGGCTTGGCAAAATGGAATTACGTAACAGAACTGTATGAAAACAGTACACATTATGCCATTAAAAAAGGAGAAAACTTAAAAAAGACAGACACCATTATTGTATCAGGGAATATGAACCTTTCTCATGATGCAAAGGTGAATGCAGCTTTTATTAATAAGAAGCAAAACAAGTAA
- a CDS encoding DUF1573 domain-containing protein codes for MRNRLLILIIALGIFSLGLFIILENNSKITFTVEKDMINIGKVKKNDKSEAVFRIKNTGKKDIIIKNVLSDCHCTIPDWSSEPILQGETYVLNVTYDNHKLGFFEQTVSIYIKDTDIVPLLIMRGTVVE; via the coding sequence ATGAGAAATAGGTTATTAATCTTAATTATTGCATTAGGAATTTTTTCTTTAGGACTTTTTATTATCTTAGAAAATAATAGTAAAATCACCTTTACTGTAGAAAAAGATATGATTAATATAGGTAAGGTGAAGAAAAATGATAAATCAGAAGCTGTTTTTCGAATTAAAAACACAGGAAAAAAAGACATTATAATAAAAAATGTATTAAGTGATTGTCATTGTACAATTCCTGATTGGTCTTCTGAGCCAATATTGCAAGGTGAAACTTATGTTCTGAACGTAACATATGATAATCATAAATTGGGTTTTTTTGAGCAAACTGTTTCTATATATATAAAAGATACAGATATTGTTCCTTTATTAATTATGAGAGGTACTGTGGTTGAATAA
- a CDS encoding 6-bladed beta-propeller, giving the protein MKKIIFCLFFILIISCKEKDVLLNKPSKILDISKQKRTKDSFRKYVSSFRFIELKGMNSIDFINKVDKIEYLDSEYFVLDKSKSNLLVFDLKGNYVRKIGKRGNGPGEYKNISDFVINKKKKTVTLLSSNNIGYFIFNTKGEYIKKARFSNFYPKRIGLINDDTYVMYTSYASNYNKDLIFTNLNGKIVDKKFDYPEGIDQMAFNFSGGIKSINDKTFYTQVASSKIYELDVNLKAYVKYQVEFVNKTWSEDKKFELFKFSRETKKMNLSYLGNSYFENENIFLFDFTDKNKEKKGFYNIKNELLYTSDSFNNDGILRVFDNVVGLSERNLFYSVFNPQYYNPIKKYFKGFESEIKKLNKEFHKILSEKKDESNQYLLIYKLNLDEK; this is encoded by the coding sequence ATGAAAAAAATAATTTTTTGTTTATTCTTTATTTTGATTATTAGTTGTAAAGAAAAAGATGTTTTATTAAATAAACCTTCTAAAATTCTTGATATAAGTAAACAAAAACGAACTAAAGATTCGTTTAGGAAATATGTTTCAAGTTTTAGGTTTATAGAACTTAAAGGAATGAATTCTATTGATTTTATAAATAAAGTAGATAAAATAGAATATCTTGATAGTGAATATTTTGTTTTAGATAAAAGTAAGTCAAATCTTTTAGTTTTCGATTTAAAGGGAAATTATGTAAGAAAAATTGGAAAAAGAGGGAATGGACCTGGAGAATATAAGAATATTAGTGATTTTGTTATCAATAAAAAGAAAAAGACTGTAACGTTATTGTCAAGCAATAATATAGGGTACTTTATATTTAATACAAAAGGAGAATACATAAAAAAAGCAAGATTCTCAAATTTTTATCCAAAGAGAATTGGGTTAATAAATGATGATACTTATGTAATGTATACAAGTTATGCTAGTAATTATAATAAAGATTTGATTTTTACAAATTTAAACGGAAAGATTGTTGATAAAAAATTTGACTATCCAGAAGGTATTGATCAAATGGCATTTAATTTCTCTGGAGGCATAAAAAGTATTAATGATAAAACTTTTTATACACAAGTAGCATCTTCAAAAATTTATGAACTTGATGTTAATTTAAAAGCTTACGTTAAATACCAGGTGGAATTCGTAAACAAAACATGGAGTGAAGATAAAAAATTTGAATTATTCAAATTTAGTAGGGAAACAAAAAAAATGAATCTTTCATATTTAGGAAATTCATATTTTGAAAATGAAAATATTTTTCTTTTTGATTTTACAGATAAGAATAAAGAGAAAAAGGGGTTTTACAATATAAAGAATGAATTATTATATACAAGTGATTCATTTAATAATGATGGAATTTTAAGGGTTTTTGATAATGTTGTCGGTTTATCTGAAAGAAATTTATTTTATTCAGTTTTTAACCCTCAATATTATAATCCTATAAAGAAATATTTTAAAGGATTTGAAAGTGAAATAAAGAAATTAAATAAAGAATTTCACAAAATATTATCAGAAAAGAAAGATGAATCAAATCAATATTTGTTAATTTATAAATTGAATTTAGATGAGAAATAG
- a CDS encoding DUF1573 domain-containing protein has translation MKFKKISYLIIIFIISFLISNYFRKGKEKENMKKTSISYDFKKHNFFKIRKNIEASIYFVYKNTGQHPLKIKNIVSTCGCTIPVWSRKELAPSMKDSILVTYDSKETGKFIKSIYVTSNSQIKLDVLRIEGMVLE, from the coding sequence ATGAAATTTAAAAAAATTAGTTATTTAATAATAATATTTATTATATCCTTTCTTATTTCAAATTATTTCAGGAAAGGAAAGGAAAAAGAAAATATGAAAAAGACTAGTATATCGTATGATTTTAAAAAACATAATTTTTTTAAAATAAGAAAAAACATTGAAGCTTCTATCTATTTTGTCTATAAGAACACAGGTCAACACCCTCTAAAAATAAAAAATATAGTTAGTACTTGCGGTTGTACAATTCCTGTTTGGTCAAGGAAAGAATTGGCTCCAAGCATGAAAGATAGTATTTTAGTAACTTATGATTCAAAAGAAACAGGAAAGTTCATTAAAAGCATATATGTCACTTCAAATAGTCAAATTAAACTAGATGTTTTACGAATTGAAGGAATGGTTTTAGAGTAA